From a single Serratia surfactantfaciens genomic region:
- the nagB gene encoding glucosamine-6-phosphate deaminase has translation MRLIPLKDTAQVGKWAARHIVQRINAFKPTAERPFVLGLPTGGTPLEAYKHLIAMHKAGEVSFKHVVTFNMDEYVGLPQEHPESYHTFMYRNFFDHVDIPRENINLLNGNAADVDAECRQYEEKIKSYGKINLFMGGVGIDGHIAFNEPASSLASRTRIKTLTEDTRIANSRFFGGDVSLVPKYALTVGVGTLLDAEEVMILVTGHAKAQALEAAVEGNINHMWTISCLQLHAKAVVVCDEPATMELKVKTVKYFRELEAESVKSL, from the coding sequence ATGAGACTTATCCCACTGAAAGATACCGCACAAGTCGGCAAATGGGCCGCGCGTCATATCGTTCAACGCATCAACGCATTCAAGCCAACCGCAGAGCGCCCGTTTGTGCTCGGCCTGCCTACCGGCGGCACGCCGCTGGAAGCCTACAAACATCTGATTGCGATGCACAAAGCAGGTGAAGTAAGCTTTAAGCATGTTGTGACTTTCAACATGGACGAGTACGTTGGCCTGCCGCAGGAACACCCGGAAAGCTATCACACCTTCATGTACCGCAACTTCTTTGACCACGTTGATATTCCTCGTGAAAACATCAACCTGCTGAACGGCAACGCCGCGGATGTCGACGCCGAGTGCCGCCAGTACGAAGAGAAGATCAAGTCTTACGGCAAAATTAACCTGTTCATGGGCGGCGTGGGCATCGACGGCCACATCGCGTTCAACGAACCGGCTTCGTCCCTGGCTTCGCGCACCCGCATCAAAACGCTGACCGAAGACACCCGCATCGCCAACTCGCGCTTCTTCGGCGGCGACGTCAGCCTGGTGCCGAAATATGCGCTGACCGTCGGCGTGGGCACGCTGCTGGACGCGGAAGAAGTGATGATCCTGGTGACCGGCCACGCCAAGGCGCAGGCGCTGGAAGCCGCAGTGGAAGGCAACATCAACCACATGTGGACCATCAGCTGCCTGCAGCTGCACGCCAAAGCAGTGGTGGTGTGCGACGAACCGGCCACCATGGAGCTGAAAGTCAAAACCGTCAAATACTTCCGCGAGTTAGAAGCGGAAAGCGTTAAAAGTCTTTAA
- the nagE gene encoding N-acetylglucosamine-specific PTS transporter subunit IIBC, with protein MNILSYLQKVGRALMVPVATLPAAAILMGVGYWIDPVGWGGDNALAAFFIKSGSAIIDNMSVLFAIGVAYGMSKDKDGAAALTGFVGFLVLTTLCSPAAVSMIQKIPLDQVPAAFGKIQNQFVGILVGIISAEVYNRFSGVELPKALSFFSGRRLVPILISFLMILVAFILMYIWPVIFNGLVNFGEHIQKMGSVGAGIYAFFNRLLIPVGLHHALNSVFWFDVAGINDIPNFLGGQQSIEAGKAVVGITGRYQAGFFPIMMFGLPGAALAIYHCARPENKAKVAGIMLAAAFAAFFTGITEPLEFSFMFVAPVLYVIHAVLTGISVFIAASMHWIAGFGFSAGLVDMVLSSRNPLATHWYMLIPQGLVFFVIYYVVFRFTINKFNLMTPGRELAVAGDETDGYDVNVDSNAGKDENETTTLARRYVGAIGGSDNLTGIDACITRLRLNVKDSALVNDALAKRLGASGVIRLNKQSVQVIVGTRAELIASAMRNVIAAGPVAAAAAPAAAPAAEAKPQAVPNAPKAAFETLVAPVTGEVVALDQVPDEAFASKAVGDGLAIRPTDSIVVAPADGTVVKIFNTNHAFCLETDKGAEIVVHMGIDTVALEGQGFKRLVEEGAEVKAGQPILELDLDYLNANARSMISPVVVSNSDDYAGLAALASGSVVAGQTKLYEIQK; from the coding sequence GTGAACATTCTTAGTTATTTGCAAAAGGTGGGACGGGCGCTGATGGTGCCGGTCGCCACGCTGCCCGCCGCCGCCATCTTGATGGGCGTCGGGTACTGGATTGACCCTGTTGGTTGGGGCGGCGACAACGCGCTCGCCGCTTTCTTCATTAAATCCGGCTCCGCTATCATCGACAACATGTCGGTGCTGTTCGCTATCGGCGTGGCCTACGGCATGTCCAAAGACAAGGACGGCGCCGCCGCGTTGACCGGCTTCGTCGGCTTCCTGGTGCTGACCACCCTCTGTTCACCGGCCGCCGTGTCGATGATTCAGAAGATCCCGCTGGATCAGGTGCCTGCCGCGTTCGGCAAAATCCAGAACCAGTTCGTCGGTATTCTGGTGGGTATCATCTCCGCCGAAGTGTACAACCGCTTCAGCGGCGTCGAGCTGCCTAAGGCGCTGTCGTTCTTCAGCGGCCGCCGCCTGGTGCCGATCCTCATCTCCTTCCTGATGATCCTGGTCGCTTTCATTCTGATGTACATCTGGCCGGTGATCTTCAACGGTCTGGTGAACTTCGGTGAACACATCCAGAAAATGGGCTCGGTCGGCGCGGGCATCTATGCCTTCTTCAACCGCCTGCTGATTCCGGTTGGCCTGCACCACGCGCTGAACTCGGTGTTCTGGTTCGACGTGGCCGGCATCAACGATATCCCTAACTTCCTCGGCGGCCAGCAGTCGATCGAAGCCGGTAAAGCGGTTGTCGGCATCACCGGCCGTTATCAGGCGGGCTTCTTCCCAATCATGATGTTCGGTCTGCCGGGTGCGGCGCTGGCCATTTATCACTGCGCGCGTCCTGAGAACAAAGCCAAAGTGGCGGGCATCATGCTGGCGGCCGCTTTCGCCGCCTTCTTTACCGGTATCACCGAACCGCTGGAATTCTCCTTCATGTTCGTGGCGCCGGTGCTGTACGTAATCCACGCCGTGCTGACCGGTATCTCGGTGTTCATCGCTGCCAGCATGCACTGGATCGCCGGTTTCGGCTTCAGCGCCGGGCTGGTGGATATGGTGTTGTCGTCCCGCAACCCGCTGGCGACCCACTGGTACATGCTGATCCCGCAAGGCCTGGTGTTCTTCGTTATCTACTATGTGGTGTTCCGCTTCACCATCAATAAGTTCAACCTGATGACCCCGGGCCGCGAACTGGCGGTTGCCGGTGACGAAACCGACGGCTACGACGTCAACGTCGACAGCAACGCCGGTAAAGACGAGAACGAAACCACCACGCTCGCCCGCCGTTACGTCGGCGCGATCGGCGGTTCCGACAACCTGACCGGCATCGATGCTTGCATCACCCGTCTGCGCCTGAACGTGAAAGACTCCGCGCTGGTGAATGACGCATTGGCGAAACGCCTCGGCGCATCGGGCGTTATCCGCCTGAACAAGCAAAGCGTGCAAGTGATCGTCGGCACGCGTGCCGAACTTATCGCCAGCGCGATGCGCAACGTGATCGCGGCCGGCCCGGTAGCGGCAGCGGCGGCTCCGGCGGCTGCGCCTGCAGCGGAAGCCAAACCGCAGGCGGTGCCGAACGCGCCGAAAGCCGCGTTTGAAACGCTGGTGGCACCGGTAACCGGTGAAGTGGTGGCGCTCGATCAGGTGCCGGACGAAGCCTTCGCCAGCAAGGCGGTGGGCGACGGCCTGGCAATTCGCCCGACCGATAGCATCGTCGTGGCGCCGGCTGACGGCACCGTGGTGAAAATCTTCAACACCAACCACGCATTCTGCCTGGAAACCGACAAGGGCGCCGAGATCGTGGTGCACATGGGGATCGACACCGTCGCGCTGGAAGGCCAGGGCTTCAAACGCTTGGTGGAAGAGGGCGCGGAAGTGAAAGCCGGTCAACCGATTCTGGAACTGGATCTGGATTATCTGAACGCCAACGCACGTTCGATGATAAGCCCGGTGGTGGTCAGCAACTCTGACGACTACGCCGGCCTGGCGGCACTGGCCAGCGGCTCGGTGGTCGCCGGTCAGACCAAGCTGTACGAGATCCAGAAATAA
- the glnS gene encoding glutamine--tRNA ligase, giving the protein MSEAEARPTNFIRQIVDEDLASGKHTSVHTRFPPEPNGYLHIGHAKSICLNFGIAKDYQGQCNLRFDDTNPVKEDIEFVESIKHDVEWLGFEWSGNVRYSSDYFDQLHQYAVELITKGLAYVDELSPEQIREYRGTLTAPGKDSPYRGRSVEENLALFEKMRNGEFAEGAACLRAKIDMASPFIVMRDPVLYRIKFAEHHQTGNKWCIYPMYDFTHCISDALEGITHSLCTLEFQDNRRLYDWVLDNITIPCHPRQYEFSRLNLEYAIMSKRKLHQLVAEKIVEGWDDPRMPTVSGLRRRGYTAASIREFCLRIGVTKQDNNVEMMALESCIRDDLNENAPRAMAVLDPVKIVIENMGDAVEMVTMPNHPNKPEMGSRDVPFSREIYIDRADFREEANKQYKRLVLGKEVRLRNAYVIKAERVEKDEAGEITTIFCSYDAETLSKDPADGRKVKGVIHWVSAAHALPAEIRLYDRLFSVPNPGAAEDFLSTINPESLVIKHGFVEPSLAAAQPEKAYQFEREGYFCADSRYSSAEHLVFNRTVGLRDTWAKIEG; this is encoded by the coding sequence ATGAGTGAGGCTGAAGCCCGCCCAACCAATTTTATCCGTCAGATCGTCGATGAAGATCTGGCGTCGGGGAAACACACGTCGGTTCATACCCGCTTCCCGCCGGAGCCTAACGGCTACCTGCATATCGGTCACGCCAAGTCCATCTGCCTGAACTTCGGCATCGCCAAGGACTATCAGGGCCAGTGCAATCTTCGCTTCGATGACACCAACCCGGTGAAAGAAGACATCGAGTTCGTGGAGTCAATCAAGCATGACGTGGAGTGGCTGGGCTTTGAGTGGAGCGGCAACGTTCGTTACTCCTCAGACTATTTTGATCAGCTGCACCAGTATGCGGTTGAACTGATCACCAAGGGCCTGGCTTACGTCGACGAACTGTCGCCGGAGCAGATCCGTGAATATCGCGGCACCCTGACCGCGCCGGGCAAAGACAGCCCGTACCGCGGCCGCAGCGTTGAAGAGAACCTGGCGCTGTTCGAGAAGATGCGCAACGGCGAGTTCGCCGAGGGCGCCGCCTGCCTGCGCGCCAAGATCGATATGGCTTCGCCGTTTATCGTGATGCGCGATCCGGTGCTGTACCGCATCAAGTTCGCCGAACACCACCAGACCGGCAACAAATGGTGCATCTACCCGATGTACGATTTCACCCACTGCATTTCCGATGCGCTGGAAGGGATCACCCATTCGCTGTGCACCCTGGAATTCCAGGATAACCGCCGTCTGTATGACTGGGTGCTGGATAACATCACCATTCCTTGCCACCCGCGTCAGTACGAGTTTTCGCGTCTGAACCTCGAATACGCCATCATGTCGAAGCGCAAGCTGCACCAGCTGGTGGCCGAGAAGATCGTCGAAGGCTGGGATGACCCGCGCATGCCGACCGTTTCCGGGCTGCGTCGTCGCGGTTATACCGCCGCTTCGATTCGCGAGTTCTGCCTGCGCATCGGCGTGACCAAGCAAGACAACAACGTTGAAATGATGGCGCTGGAATCCTGCATTCGCGACGATCTGAACGAAAACGCGCCGCGCGCCATGGCGGTGCTGGATCCGGTGAAAATCGTTATCGAGAACATGGGCGACGCGGTGGAAATGGTCACCATGCCAAACCATCCGAACAAGCCGGAAATGGGCAGCCGTGATGTGCCGTTCAGCCGCGAGATCTATATCGATCGCGCCGACTTCCGCGAAGAAGCCAACAAGCAGTACAAGCGTCTGGTGTTGGGCAAGGAAGTGCGTCTGCGCAATGCGTACGTGATCAAGGCCGAGCGCGTCGAGAAAGACGAAGCGGGCGAGATCACCACCATCTTCTGCAGCTACGATGCGGAAACGCTGAGCAAGGATCCTGCCGACGGCCGCAAGGTGAAGGGCGTGATCCACTGGGTGTCTGCGGCGCACGCGCTGCCGGCGGAAATTCGCCTGTACGATCGCCTGTTCAGCGTGCCTAACCCGGGCGCGGCGGAGGATTTCCTCTCCACCATCAACCCGGAATCGCTGGTGATCAAGCACGGCTTCGTCGAGCCGAGCCTGGCGGCCGCACAGCCGGAGAAGGCCTATCAGTTCGAACGTGAAGGCTACTTCTGCGCCGACAGCCGTTACTCTTCGGCCGAACATTTGGTGTTTAACCGCACTGTCGGCCTGCGTGACACCTGGGCGAAAATCGAAGGCTAA
- the chiP gene encoding chitoporin ChiP, whose product MGTHGAQRKTLALAVAGALLGTGFAMAPEAKAAGFIDDSTLTGGIYYWQRERDRKDLNPDSKDYNQYTTNLSHSTANLSLDFASGYAWDMFGLDVGAFTAIELAESSASGHPNEIAFSSKNRTYDEDYSGDKGGVSLYKAAAKFKYGPVWARAGYIQPSGQTLLAPHWSFMPGTYQGAEAGAKFDYGDAGALSFSYMWTDKYKAPWHIEMDDFRQNDKKTRVSYLHSLGAKYDFKNDLVLEAAFGQAQGYVNQYFTKASYKFDVLGNPLTTSYQFYGAEDRISNKNDPNSIYDGLAWLQALTFGYTTGQFNWRLEGTMVKAEGNQGFFLQRMTPTYASSNGRLDVWWDNRSDFNANGEKALYAGVMYDLSNWNLPGMAVGGSYVYAWDAKPSTNPIYDQSQRLKESAWSLDAMYTIQEGRAKGTLIKLHYTQYDNHTNIPSWGGGYGNIFQDEKDVKFMVIAPFTIF is encoded by the coding sequence ATGGGTACGCACGGTGCTCAGCGTAAAACGCTGGCGCTCGCAGTCGCGGGCGCGCTGTTGGGAACAGGGTTTGCCATGGCGCCTGAGGCGAAAGCCGCAGGGTTTATCGATGATTCCACGCTGACCGGCGGCATCTATTACTGGCAACGTGAGCGCGACCGTAAAGATCTCAATCCGGACAGCAAGGATTACAACCAATACACCACCAATCTGTCGCACTCTACCGCCAACCTGAGCCTGGATTTCGCCTCGGGCTACGCCTGGGACATGTTCGGCCTGGATGTCGGCGCCTTCACCGCCATCGAACTGGCTGAATCCAGCGCCAGCGGCCACCCGAACGAGATCGCGTTCTCCTCGAAGAACCGTACCTACGACGAAGACTACTCCGGCGACAAAGGCGGCGTCAGCCTGTACAAAGCCGCCGCCAAGTTCAAATACGGCCCGGTCTGGGCGCGCGCCGGCTACATTCAGCCGAGCGGCCAAACCCTGCTGGCGCCGCACTGGAGCTTTATGCCGGGCACCTATCAGGGCGCCGAGGCCGGCGCCAAGTTCGACTACGGCGATGCCGGTGCGTTGAGCTTCTCCTACATGTGGACCGACAAATACAAAGCGCCGTGGCATATCGAGATGGACGATTTCCGTCAGAACGATAAGAAAACCCGCGTCTCCTACCTGCACTCGCTGGGCGCCAAGTACGATTTCAAAAACGATCTGGTGCTGGAAGCCGCTTTCGGCCAGGCCCAGGGTTACGTGAATCAGTACTTCACCAAGGCGTCTTACAAATTCGATGTGCTGGGCAACCCGCTGACTACCAGTTACCAGTTCTACGGTGCGGAAGACCGCATCAGCAACAAGAACGATCCGAACAGCATCTACGACGGCCTGGCCTGGCTGCAGGCCCTGACCTTCGGTTACACCACCGGTCAGTTCAACTGGCGTCTGGAAGGCACCATGGTCAAGGCGGAAGGCAATCAGGGCTTCTTCCTGCAGCGCATGACCCCGACCTACGCTTCGTCTAACGGTCGGCTGGACGTGTGGTGGGACAACCGCTCCGACTTTAACGCCAACGGCGAGAAAGCGTTGTACGCCGGCGTGATGTATGACCTCAGCAACTGGAACCTGCCGGGCATGGCGGTCGGCGGCTCTTATGTCTACGCCTGGGACGCCAAGCCGAGCACCAACCCGATCTACGATCAGAGCCAGCGCCTGAAAGAGAGCGCCTGGAGCCTGGACGCGATGTACACCATCCAGGAAGGGCGCGCCAAGGGCACGCTGATCAAGCTGCACTACACCCAGTATGACAACCACACCAACATCCCGAGCTGGGGCGGCGGTTACGGCAACATCTTCCAGGACGAGAAAGACGTCAAGTTCATGGTCATCGCGCCATTCACCATCTTCTGA
- the chiQ gene encoding ChiQ/YbfN family lipoprotein, with protein MKKIMLMLAAAAALSACAQPAAPPEDAKLKQAYSACINTAEGSPERLQPCKAVLNVLKQEKQHQQFAAQETVRVMDYQNCIMAVHSGNGQAYDAKCGKLWQEIRDNNN; from the coding sequence ATGAAAAAAATCATGCTGATGTTGGCGGCCGCCGCGGCCTTGAGCGCCTGCGCGCAACCCGCCGCGCCGCCGGAAGACGCCAAATTGAAGCAGGCTTACAGCGCCTGCATCAACACCGCCGAAGGTTCGCCGGAGCGTCTGCAGCCCTGCAAGGCGGTGCTGAACGTGTTGAAACAAGAGAAGCAGCACCAGCAGTTCGCCGCGCAGGAAACGGTGCGGGTGATGGATTATCAGAACTGCATTATGGCGGTGCACAGCGGTAACGGTCAGGCTTACGACGCCAAGTGCGGCAAGCTGTGGCAAGAAATTCGCGATAACAATAATTAA
- a CDS encoding beta-N-acetylhexosaminidase: MNAFKLSALAALTATMGFLGGMGNAMADQQLVDQLSQLKLNVKMLDNRAGENGVDCAALGADWASCNRVLFTLSNDGQAIDGKDWVIYFHSPRQTLRVDNDQFKIAHLTGDLYKLEPTAKFSGFPAGKAVEIPVVAEYWQLFRNDFLPRWYATSGDAKPKMLANTDTENLDQFVAPFTGDQWKRTKDDKNILMTPASRFVSNAELQTLPAGALRGQIVPTPMQVKVHAQDADLRKGVSPDLSTLVKPAADVVNQRFALLGVPVQANGYPIKTDIQPGKFKGAMAVPGAYELKIGKKEARVIGFDQAGVFYGLQSILSLVPTDGSGKIATLDASDAPRFQYRGIFLDVARNFHKKDAVLRLLDQMAAYKLNKFHFHLSDDEGWRIEIPGLPELTEVGGQRCHDLSETTCLLPQYGQGPDVYGGFFSRQDYIDIIKYAQARQIEVIPEIDMPAHARAAVVSMEARYKKLHAAGKEQEANEFRLVDPTDTSNTTSVQFFNRQSYLNPCLDSSQRFVDKVIGEIAQMHKEAGQPIKTWHFGGDEAKNIRLGAGYTDKAKPEPGKGVIDQSNEDKPWAKSQVCQTMIKEGKVADMEHLPSYFGQEVSKLVKAHGIDRMQAWQDGLKDAESAKSFATSRVGVNFWDTLYWGGFDSVNDWANKGYEVVVSNPDYVYMDFPYEVNPDERGYYWGTRFSDERKVFSFAPDNMPQNAETSVDRDGNHFNAKSDKPWPGAYGLSAQLWSETQRTDPQMEYMIFPRALSVAERAWHRAGWEQDYRAGREYKGGETHFVDTKALEKDWLRFANILGQRELAKLDKGGVAYRLPVPGARVAGGKLEANIALPGLGIEYSTDGGKQWQRYDAKAKPAVSGEVQVRSVSPDGKRYSRAEKV; this comes from the coding sequence ATGAACGCATTCAAACTGAGCGCGCTTGCCGCCTTGACGGCAACGATGGGATTCCTGGGCGGCATGGGAAACGCCATGGCCGATCAACAGCTGGTGGATCAACTGAGCCAGCTGAAGCTGAACGTGAAAATGCTGGATAACCGCGCCGGCGAAAACGGCGTGGATTGCGCGGCGCTGGGCGCCGACTGGGCCTCTTGCAACCGGGTGTTGTTCACCCTCAGCAACGACGGCCAGGCTATCGACGGCAAGGACTGGGTCATCTATTTCCACAGCCCGCGCCAGACCCTGCGGGTGGATAACGATCAGTTCAAGATAGCCCACCTCACCGGCGATCTGTACAAGCTGGAACCGACCGCCAAATTCAGCGGTTTCCCTGCCGGCAAGGCGGTGGAAATCCCGGTGGTCGCCGAATATTGGCAGCTGTTTAGAAATGACTTCCTGCCGCGCTGGTATGCCACGTCCGGCGACGCCAAACCGAAAATGCTGGCGAATACCGACACCGAAAACCTGGACCAGTTCGTGGCGCCGTTCACCGGCGATCAGTGGAAGCGCACCAAAGACGACAAAAACATTCTGATGACGCCGGCTTCGCGCTTTGTCAGCAATGCCGAGCTGCAGACGCTGCCCGCCGGCGCGCTGCGCGGCCAGATCGTGCCGACGCCGATGCAGGTGAAGGTCCACGCGCAGGACGCCGATCTGCGCAAAGGGGTCTCGCCGGATCTGAGCACGCTGGTCAAGCCGGCGGCGGACGTCGTCAACCAGCGCTTTGCGCTGCTGGGCGTGCCGGTTCAGGCCAACGGCTATCCGATCAAGACCGATATCCAGCCGGGCAAGTTTAAAGGCGCGATGGCGGTGCCGGGCGCCTATGAGCTGAAGATCGGCAAAAAAGAGGCGCGGGTGATCGGCTTCGATCAGGCCGGGGTATTCTATGGGTTGCAGTCGATCCTGTCGTTAGTGCCGACCGACGGCAGCGGCAAGATTGCTACATTGGACGCCAGCGACGCGCCGCGCTTCCAGTATCGCGGCATTTTCCTCGACGTGGCGCGCAACTTCCATAAGAAGGATGCGGTGTTGCGTCTGCTGGATCAGATGGCGGCCTACAAGCTCAACAAATTCCACTTCCACCTGAGTGATGATGAAGGTTGGCGTATCGAGATCCCCGGTTTGCCTGAGCTGACGGAAGTCGGCGGCCAGCGCTGCCACGATCTGAGCGAAACCACCTGCCTGCTGCCGCAGTACGGCCAGGGGCCGGATGTCTACGGTGGTTTCTTCAGCCGTCAGGACTATATCGACATCATCAAATACGCCCAGGCGCGCCAGATTGAAGTGATCCCTGAGATCGACATGCCGGCGCACGCCCGCGCCGCGGTGGTGTCGATGGAGGCGCGCTATAAAAAGCTGCATGCCGCCGGAAAAGAGCAGGAGGCCAACGAATTCCGCCTGGTGGATCCGACTGATACCTCCAATACCACCTCCGTGCAGTTCTTTAACCGCCAGAGTTACCTGAACCCGTGCCTGGATTCTTCCCAGCGCTTTGTCGACAAGGTGATCGGCGAGATCGCCCAGATGCATAAAGAAGCCGGGCAGCCGATCAAAACCTGGCACTTCGGCGGCGACGAGGCGAAAAACATCCGCCTGGGCGCCGGCTATACCGACAAGGCGAAACCGGAGCCGGGTAAAGGCGTCATCGACCAGAGCAACGAAGACAAGCCGTGGGCCAAGTCGCAGGTTTGCCAGACGATGATCAAAGAAGGCAAGGTGGCCGACATGGAGCACTTACCGAGCTACTTCGGCCAGGAGGTCAGCAAGCTGGTGAAGGCGCACGGCATCGACAGAATGCAGGCCTGGCAGGACGGCCTGAAAGACGCCGAGAGCGCGAAGTCGTTCGCCACCTCGCGCGTGGGCGTCAACTTCTGGGATACCTTGTACTGGGGCGGTTTCGACAGCGTCAACGATTGGGCCAATAAAGGGTATGAAGTGGTGGTCTCCAACCCGGACTACGTCTACATGGACTTCCCTTACGAGGTGAACCCGGACGAGCGCGGTTACTACTGGGGCACTCGCTTCAGCGACGAGCGCAAGGTGTTCAGCTTCGCGCCGGACAACATGCCGCAGAACGCGGAAACCTCGGTCGATCGCGACGGCAACCACTTCAACGCCAAGAGCGACAAGCCGTGGCCGGGAGCCTACGGGTTGTCCGCTCAGCTGTGGAGCGAAACCCAGCGCACCGATCCGCAGATGGAATACATGATCTTCCCGCGCGCGCTGTCGGTGGCCGAACGCGCCTGGCACCGCGCCGGTTGGGAGCAGGACTATCGCGCCGGCCGCGAATACAAAGGCGGGGAGACCCACTTTGTCGACACCAAGGCGCTGGAGAAAGACTGGCTGCGCTTCGCCAATATCCTGGGCCAGCGTGAACTGGCCAAGCTGGACAAAGGTGGCGTCGCTTATCGTCTGCCGGTGCCCGGCGCACGCGTAGCGGGCGGCAAGCTGGAGGCGAATATCGCGCTGCCGGGATTGGGCATCGAGTATTCCACCGACGGCGGCAAGCAGTGGCAGCGTTATGACGCCAAGGCCAAGCCGGCGGTATCGGGTGAGGTGCAGGTGCGTTCGGTCAGTCCCGACGGTAAACGTTACAGCCGCGCCGAGAAGGTCTAA
- the fur gene encoding ferric iron uptake transcriptional regulator: MTDNNIALKKAGLKVTLPRLKILEVLQNPECHHVSAEDLYKKLIDMGEEIGLATVYRVLNQFDDAGIVTRHNFEGGKSVFELTQQHHHDHLICLDCGKVIEFSDESIEVRQRDIAKQHGIKLTNHSLYLYGHCETGDCREDETLHDKK; the protein is encoded by the coding sequence ATGACCGACAACAACATCGCATTGAAGAAGGCCGGCTTAAAAGTCACGCTTCCGCGACTCAAAATCCTGGAAGTACTGCAAAATCCGGAATGCCATCACGTCAGTGCGGAAGATTTGTACAAAAAACTGATTGATATGGGCGAAGAGATCGGCCTGGCAACGGTTTATCGCGTACTGAACCAGTTTGACGATGCGGGCATTGTGACACGTCACAATTTCGAAGGCGGCAAGTCCGTGTTCGAACTGACCCAACAGCATCACCACGATCACCTGATTTGCCTGGACTGCGGCAAAGTGATCGAATTCAGTGACGAATCCATCGAAGTGCGCCAGCGTGATATCGCCAAGCAGCACGGCATCAAGCTCACCAACCACAGCCTGTACCTGTACGGCCACTGTGAAACCGGTGACTGCCGCGAAGACGAAACGCTGCACGACAAGAAATAA
- the fldA gene encoding flavodoxin FldA, with translation MATVGIFFGSDTGNTENIAKMIQKILQKQFGDDVSEVHDIAKSSKEDLEGFDILLLGIPTWYYGEAQCDWDDFFPTLEEVDFNGKLVALFGCGDQEDYAEYFCDAMGTIRDIIEPRGAAIVGHWPTKGYHFEASKGLADDNHFIGLAIDEDRQPELTNERVDAWVKQIVEELSLADIVG, from the coding sequence ATGGCTACTGTAGGCATTTTCTTTGGCAGCGACACTGGCAATACCGAAAACATTGCCAAAATGATCCAGAAAATTCTCCAGAAACAGTTTGGCGACGACGTCTCTGAAGTACACGACATCGCTAAAAGCAGCAAAGAAGACCTGGAAGGGTTCGATATCCTGCTGCTGGGTATCCCGACCTGGTACTACGGTGAAGCGCAGTGTGACTGGGATGATTTCTTCCCGACGCTGGAAGAAGTCGATTTCAACGGCAAACTGGTGGCGCTGTTCGGCTGCGGCGACCAGGAAGACTACGCGGAATACTTCTGTGACGCGATGGGCACCATCCGCGACATCATTGAACCGCGCGGCGCGGCCATCGTGGGCCACTGGCCGACCAAAGGCTACCACTTCGAGGCCTCCAAAGGCCTGGCGGACGACAACCACTTCATTGGTCTCGCGATCGACGAAGACCGCCAGCCGGAGCTGACCAACGAGCGCGTCGATGCCTGGGTCAAACAGATCGTCGAAGAGCTGAGCCTGGCCGATATCGTCGGCTAA
- the ybfE gene encoding LexA regulated protein yields MAKEQTDRTTLDLFADERRPGRPKTNPLSRDEQLRINKRNQLRRDKVRGLRRVELKINADAVDALNKLAEQRNISRSELIEQMLLAQLAEEQPEH; encoded by the coding sequence ATGGCAAAAGAACAAACGGATCGCACGACGCTGGATCTGTTCGCAGATGAACGCCGTCCGGGGCGCCCGAAAACCAACCCGCTTTCCCGCGATGAACAGCTTAGAATCAATAAGCGCAATCAGTTACGGCGCGATAAAGTGCGTGGATTGCGGCGCGTAGAGCTGAAAATCAACGCGGATGCGGTGGACGCCCTGAACAAATTGGCGGAACAGCGCAACATTAGCCGCAGCGAACTCATCGAGCAGATGCTGTTGGCGCAACTGGCGGAAGAACAGCCGGAACATTGA